In Luteitalea sp., the following are encoded in one genomic region:
- a CDS encoding DoxX subfamily, which produces MSEAGAGASTPLPAVARVALVTLRMLIGWHFLYEGYYKIVLPAWTSNGAPTGRWSAAGYLANAAGPFADAFQTVGQSSILPWIDMVVMVALVLVGLSLLLGFLTQTGCLGAMLLLGTFYMALIPLAGAPQAGSEGTYLIVNKTLIELAAVWVLFLFRTGHIAGLDVLLHARRGSGKKMPVISSSFSAAASPEQ; this is translated from the coding sequence ATGAGTGAAGCCGGCGCGGGTGCATCCACTCCGCTTCCAGCCGTGGCGCGCGTTGCGCTCGTGACGCTGCGAATGCTCATCGGCTGGCACTTCCTCTATGAGGGCTACTACAAGATCGTGCTGCCGGCCTGGACGTCGAACGGCGCTCCCACTGGCCGCTGGAGCGCCGCTGGATATCTCGCCAACGCGGCGGGCCCCTTTGCAGATGCGTTCCAGACGGTCGGCCAGTCCAGCATTCTCCCGTGGATCGACATGGTCGTGATGGTGGCGCTCGTGCTCGTCGGGCTCTCACTCCTCCTGGGCTTCCTCACACAAACGGGCTGTCTCGGCGCGATGCTGCTGCTCGGCACGTTCTACATGGCGTTGATTCCGTTGGCCGGCGCACCGCAGGCCGGCAGCGAGGGCACCTATCTCATCGTCAACAAAACGCTCATCGAGCTCGCAGCGGTCTGGGTGCTGTTCTTGTTTCGCACAGGACATATTGCCGGCCTGGATGTGCTGCTCCACGCGCGCCGTGGCAGCGGGAAGAAGATGCCCGTCATCTCTTCCTCCTTCTCTGCCGCCGCGTCACCCGAACAATGA
- a CDS encoding FAD:protein FMN transferase — translation MSVNLSRRAWLTGAARSPKVEGHWLHVHRTAMACRFEITVPDETPSAVEQASAALDLVTRLEARLSVFRGTSEVSTLNRDAAERPVVVESGLFSLIERCQALHAETEGAFDPTSGPLTRCWGFYKREGHVPDANALRAALASVGMQHVVLDRDQRTVRFGRPGVELNFGAIGKGYSLDLAVRLMQRRGVGAALACAGGSSVAALGRPPGLPGWIVSVRHPARLDGAGTRVRLRDAHLATSGEREQWFAADGKRYGHLLDPRNGAPVDAVRRVSVVASSGAEADALATAFFVSGVELARRYCAAHPEVAAIFYEDEADRPVVVGAHPRCRFEVVHE, via the coding sequence GTGAGCGTCAACCTGTCGCGACGAGCGTGGCTGACTGGGGCTGCACGAAGCCCCAAGGTCGAGGGGCACTGGCTGCACGTGCATCGCACAGCCATGGCGTGCCGCTTCGAGATCACGGTGCCCGACGAGACACCCAGCGCCGTGGAGCAGGCCAGCGCGGCGCTGGACCTCGTCACGCGCCTCGAGGCTCGACTCTCCGTGTTCCGCGGCACGAGCGAGGTCAGCACCCTCAACCGCGACGCCGCCGAGCGGCCGGTCGTCGTCGAGTCGGGGCTCTTCTCGCTCATCGAGCGCTGTCAAGCGCTGCACGCCGAGACCGAAGGTGCGTTCGATCCGACCTCCGGACCGCTGACCCGCTGCTGGGGCTTCTACAAGCGAGAGGGACATGTACCCGACGCCAACGCGCTGCGCGCGGCACTGGCGTCGGTAGGCATGCAGCACGTCGTCCTCGACCGAGATCAGCGCACCGTGCGTTTCGGGAGGCCGGGCGTCGAGCTGAACTTCGGCGCCATCGGCAAAGGCTACTCGCTCGACCTCGCTGTTCGGCTCATGCAGCGACGCGGCGTGGGCGCCGCGCTTGCCTGCGCCGGCGGGAGCAGCGTCGCCGCCCTTGGTCGCCCTCCCGGCTTGCCAGGGTGGATCGTGAGCGTGCGACACCCTGCCCGGCTCGATGGCGCCGGCACGCGTGTCCGGCTCCGCGACGCACATCTTGCGACCAGCGGTGAGCGAGAGCAGTGGTTTGCAGCGGACGGCAAGCGGTATGGCCACCTCCTCGATCCGCGCAACGGCGCGCCGGTCGACGCCGTCCGCCGGGTCTCTGTCGTGGCCTCGTCTGGCGCCGAGGCAGACGCCCTGGCCACCGCCTTTTTCGTCTCTGGCGTCGAGCTCGCACGACGCTATTGCGCGGCACACCCGGAGGTCGCCGCGATCTTCTACGAGGACGAGGCCGATCGTCCGGTGGTTGTGGGCGCTCACCCGCGATGTCGGTTCGAGGTGGTTCATGAGTGA
- a CDS encoding helix-turn-helix domain-containing protein: MRSAERTTHRVSERTPYITLVGKVVQIIEALRDAPEGLALQALARRTGYVKSSIHRILLSLRQHGYVQQDEPGGPYRLGLKFVAIGRAVNGNVSLVQVVRPHLRELVAAFDESAYLAVLRGERGIFVDVQETNRDLRLVGPLGAEVHFHATAAGKVIAALFPADRRAALLARLSLTRLTPRTITSRAEVERQWTRVRRLGIAVNHEETIVGAVFLAAPIFDVEPHVCGAISIGIPKARFSATLGRAMAAALKDTCARLSETLAAAGYTHRVGAAPRPVELGETTRSTLAG; encoded by the coding sequence ATGCGTTCTGCTGAACGGACCACGCATCGGGTGTCGGAGAGAACCCCCTACATCACGCTCGTCGGGAAGGTCGTGCAGATTATCGAAGCCTTGCGTGACGCGCCCGAGGGCCTGGCACTCCAGGCGCTCGCCCGCCGCACCGGCTACGTCAAGAGCTCCATCCATCGGATTCTCCTGAGCCTCCGGCAGCATGGGTACGTCCAGCAGGACGAGCCCGGCGGCCCGTACCGTCTCGGTCTGAAGTTCGTCGCGATTGGGCGTGCCGTCAACGGGAATGTCTCGCTCGTCCAGGTCGTCCGGCCGCATCTCAGGGAGCTCGTGGCAGCCTTCGACGAGAGCGCCTATCTGGCGGTCTTACGGGGTGAGCGTGGCATCTTCGTCGATGTGCAGGAGACCAACCGCGACTTGCGGCTCGTCGGCCCGCTCGGCGCAGAGGTGCACTTCCACGCGACCGCGGCCGGCAAGGTGATTGCCGCGCTCTTCCCCGCAGACCGGCGCGCCGCGCTTCTGGCTCGCCTGTCGCTGACGCGCCTCACACCGCGCACCATTACCTCGCGTGCGGAGGTCGAGCGGCAGTGGACGCGGGTACGCCGCCTTGGTATCGCCGTCAACCACGAGGAGACCATCGTTGGGGCCGTCTTCCTCGCGGCACCGATCTTCGACGTCGAGCCGCACGTGTGCGGCGCCATCAGCATCGGCATCCCGAAGGCGCGATTCTCGGCCACACTTGGCCGTGCGATGGCTGCCGCTTTGAAGGATACCTGCGCGCGCCTCTCCGAGACGTTGGCGGCGGCCGGTTACACGCACAGAGTGGGTGCGGCGCCAAGACCCGTCGAGCTCGGAGAGACGACACGGTCGACGTTGGCAGGATAA